From the genome of Desulfocurvibacter africanus subsp. africanus DSM 2603, one region includes:
- a CDS encoding TIGR03013 family XrtA/PEP-CTERM system glycosyltransferase: MQRSFLPLLTLDATFALASLYVSSALHITPPADMPASINPILAVTFLGIATSSGIGLEVCNSSLRTAPGKKPIRALTFFLLGFFILTLLRSTRVISPQDWILGSTALIGFGILQFCCHRAYKCINARARRQVIVVGTGSAAKRIGDMLALEETRGKLLGYVTLPAEPMEVSQGLIVGPQEDLTRIIEEHGAKTVVVALSERRGALPLQELLSCKMTGVAVVDAPTFYEQVQSKMLIENISPGWLIFSDGFRITPIKRHLKRSLDILCALSGLLLTLPLFPILALLIKIDSRGPVFFTQTRVGEHDKLFKVIKFRTMVHNAEATTGAVWSQKGDPRVTRVGRFLRVSRLDEIPQLLNMLRGDMSMVGPRPERPEFVQTLKRAVPFYSERHCVKPGLTGWAQVCYPYGSSVEDALEKLRYDLYYIKNFSLVLDLRIILRTVGVVLFGKGGR, from the coding sequence ATGCAGCGCAGCTTCCTCCCCCTGCTCACCCTCGACGCGACCTTCGCCCTGGCTTCGCTCTACGTGTCGAGCGCATTGCACATCACGCCTCCCGCGGACATGCCGGCGTCGATCAACCCGATCCTCGCGGTGACTTTTCTGGGCATTGCCACCAGCAGCGGTATCGGTCTGGAGGTCTGCAACAGCTCGCTGAGAACTGCCCCTGGAAAGAAGCCTATCAGGGCCTTGACGTTCTTCCTGCTGGGATTTTTCATCCTGACGCTGCTGCGCTCGACCAGGGTCATCTCTCCCCAAGACTGGATCTTGGGCTCAACGGCCCTGATCGGCTTCGGAATCCTGCAGTTCTGCTGCCACCGCGCCTACAAATGTATCAATGCGCGCGCGAGGCGGCAGGTCATCGTGGTCGGGACCGGTTCCGCGGCCAAGCGGATCGGCGACATGCTGGCTCTGGAAGAAACCCGCGGCAAGCTGCTGGGCTATGTGACCCTGCCTGCCGAACCGATGGAGGTGAGCCAGGGCCTCATCGTCGGTCCCCAGGAAGACCTCACACGCATAATCGAAGAGCATGGTGCCAAGACCGTCGTTGTGGCCCTGTCCGAACGCCGGGGGGCCCTCCCGCTGCAGGAACTGCTTAGCTGCAAGATGACGGGCGTGGCGGTGGTCGATGCGCCGACCTTCTATGAACAGGTCCAGTCCAAGATGCTCATCGAGAACATCTCGCCGGGCTGGCTCATCTTCTCCGATGGATTCCGGATCACTCCCATCAAGAGGCATCTGAAGCGCAGCCTGGATATCCTGTGCGCATTGTCGGGGTTGCTGCTGACGCTGCCCCTTTTTCCGATCCTGGCGCTGCTCATCAAGATCGACTCCAGGGGCCCGGTCTTCTTCACCCAAACCCGCGTTGGCGAGCACGACAAGCTCTTCAAGGTGATCAAGTTCCGCACCATGGTCCATAACGCCGAGGCGACGACCGGGGCAGTCTGGTCCCAGAAAGGGGACCCGCGCGTCACAAGGGTCGGCCGCTTCCTGCGCGTGTCCAGGCTGGATGAGATTCCCCAGCTCCTGAACATGCTCCGGGGAGACATGAGCATGGTCGGACCCAGGCCCGAGCGGCCCGAGTTCGTGCAAACCCTCAAGAGGGCGGTGCCTTTCTATTCGGAGCGGCACTGTGTGAAGCCCGGCCTGACCGGCTGGGCGCAGGTCTGCTACCCTTACGGAAGCTCGGTTGAGGATGCCTTGGAAAAGCTCCGCTACGATCTCTACTATATCAAGAACTTTTCGCTCGTCCTTGACCTGAGGATCATACTCCGGACCGTGGGCGTAGTGCTCTTCGGCAAGGGCGGGCGCTGA
- a CDS encoding O-antigen ligase family protein, translating into MLFLLLCIYISLYYIRPFEWSESLQGIPIFLSLGVISILAILAALLSGKVKPFKYKTDAMMAGFVAAIAFSHLISGYVGGVVDSISNFLPSIVAYFLVVYGLDSKKKIHGFVFLLTVLTCFLAYEAYVQSVQGMTHGGMLPYIQSQMGPDGLKIGIPRARWFGPFNDPNDLGLALVLPVAFLLERLLSRKYLLAALCLPLLLFGLYLTNSRGAMLSLLASVFTFLVLRYRSMKGAVLGVALAAVLLLLGPSRMEQLTGVDESAYGRVEAWHEGFQMFKSSPLFGVGKDMFTEFHPITAHNTYMLVLAELGVFGLFFFIGLFYNSIIIGKMYLQGKLMPTESDASEGMLCAALGSLAGLMVAITFLSRAYIGTIYIMIAFATVIASNFEQEAKSQEHSLNANRRQIVPILGVVAFVIVGFNIAIKILI; encoded by the coding sequence ATGCTGTTCCTTCTGCTCTGTATCTATATTTCCCTCTATTACATCCGGCCATTCGAGTGGTCGGAATCCCTGCAGGGCATTCCGATTTTCCTCAGCCTTGGAGTGATCTCCATCCTGGCAATTCTCGCGGCGCTGCTGAGCGGCAAGGTCAAGCCTTTCAAATACAAGACGGATGCAATGATGGCAGGCTTTGTCGCAGCAATCGCCTTTTCGCATTTGATCAGTGGCTATGTCGGTGGAGTCGTCGATTCCATTTCCAATTTCCTGCCTTCGATCGTTGCATACTTCCTTGTAGTGTATGGCCTGGATTCAAAAAAGAAGATTCACGGCTTCGTATTTCTGCTTACCGTGCTGACGTGCTTCCTTGCCTATGAAGCATACGTGCAGTCAGTGCAAGGCATGACCCACGGTGGGATGCTGCCGTATATTCAAAGCCAGATGGGGCCCGATGGCCTCAAGATAGGCATTCCCCGGGCGCGCTGGTTCGGTCCCTTCAACGATCCCAACGACCTGGGCCTTGCCCTGGTGCTGCCGGTCGCCTTCCTGCTCGAACGGCTTTTGAGCCGGAAATACCTGCTCGCCGCCCTGTGCCTGCCACTCCTCCTGTTCGGGCTCTACCTGACAAACTCCCGGGGAGCCATGCTTTCGCTGCTGGCCTCCGTGTTCACGTTTCTGGTTCTCAGGTACCGCAGCATGAAAGGCGCCGTATTGGGAGTGGCGCTTGCCGCCGTACTCCTCCTGCTGGGCCCGAGCAGAATGGAACAGCTTACCGGTGTGGACGAGTCGGCTTATGGACGAGTGGAGGCATGGCATGAAGGCTTTCAGATGTTCAAATCATCACCGCTGTTCGGCGTCGGGAAGGATATGTTCACGGAGTTTCATCCCATCACCGCCCATAACACCTACATGCTTGTTCTCGCCGAGCTGGGCGTATTCGGATTGTTCTTCTTTATTGGTCTCTTCTACAATAGCATCATTATTGGCAAAATGTATCTGCAAGGCAAGTTGATGCCAACAGAAAGCGACGCCAGTGAAGGAATGCTGTGCGCCGCACTGGGAAGCCTGGCTGGCCTCATGGTGGCAATCACATTCCTGAGCAGGGCATACATTGGAACAATCTATATAATGATTGCCTTTGCGACAGTCATTGCCTCGAACTTCGAACAGGAAGCAAAGAGCCAGGAGCACAGCCTGAATGCAAACAGGAGACAGATTGTTCCTATCCTTGGCGTGGTTGCCTTTGTAATCGTCGGCTTCAACATAGCCATAAAGATACTGATTTAA
- a CDS encoding SDR family oxidoreductase: MQYDSVQAQLIRAPRKWLVTGVAGFIGSNLLQKLLQLGQQVVGLDNFSTGHMHNLEDVRSCIPPEAWERFRLITGDIRDLETCRAACEGVDVVLHQAAIGSVPRSIDDPLTSHASNLTGFLNMLVAAKDARVENFVYASSSSVYGDEPELPKREERIGMLLSPYAATKLGNEIYAQVFARAYGFRAIGLRYFNIFGPRQDPDGAYAAVIPHWFAGLIQGTDIFINGDGETSRDFCFIDNCVQANLLAGCSTDPRALDQAYNVAVEQRTTLNELFLLIRGHVAGRFPGTAAVEPIYRDFRPGDVRHSLADIGKARKLLGYEPRYSLNEGLAHAADWYLASCASRKGSLLAA; encoded by the coding sequence ATGCAATACGATTCTGTTCAGGCACAGCTTATCCGAGCCCCCAGGAAGTGGCTTGTGACCGGCGTCGCGGGGTTCATCGGCTCCAATCTCCTGCAGAAGCTTCTGCAGCTGGGACAGCAGGTCGTCGGTCTGGACAACTTTTCCACCGGCCACATGCATAATCTGGAGGATGTCCGCTCCTGTATCCCGCCCGAAGCCTGGGAGCGCTTCAGGCTCATCACGGGCGACATCCGAGATCTGGAGACCTGCCGGGCAGCCTGCGAGGGGGTGGATGTCGTCCTGCACCAGGCAGCCATAGGTTCGGTGCCCCGCTCCATCGACGATCCGCTCACCTCGCACGCCAGCAACCTGACAGGCTTCCTCAACATGCTCGTGGCCGCCAAGGACGCGCGGGTCGAGAATTTCGTCTACGCGTCCTCCAGCTCGGTTTACGGCGATGAGCCCGAGCTGCCGAAGCGCGAGGAAAGGATCGGGATGCTCCTCTCGCCCTACGCCGCAACCAAGCTCGGCAACGAGATATACGCCCAGGTCTTCGCCAGGGCCTACGGGTTCCGGGCCATCGGTCTGCGCTACTTCAACATCTTCGGCCCGCGTCAGGATCCGGACGGGGCTTACGCAGCGGTGATCCCGCATTGGTTTGCCGGCCTGATCCAGGGCACGGACATCTTCATCAACGGGGACGGCGAGACGAGCAGGGACTTCTGCTTCATCGACAATTGCGTGCAGGCCAACCTGCTCGCCGGGTGCTCCACGGATCCGCGGGCTCTCGACCAAGCCTACAATGTAGCGGTCGAGCAACGCACGACCCTGAATGAACTCTTTCTGCTTATCCGCGGGCATGTTGCCGGTCGGTTCCCCGGCACGGCGGCAGTCGAACCGATATATCGGGACTTCCGTCCCGGCGACGTGCGCCATTCCCTGGCTGATATCGGCAAGGCCAGGAAGCTGCTCGGATACGAACCGAGGTACAGCCTGAATGAAGGTTTGGCACACGCCGCCGACTGGTACCTCGCCTCGTGCGCATCGCGGAAGGGTTCCCTCCTTGCAGCCTAG
- a CDS encoding XrtA/PEP-CTERM system-associated ATPase translates to MYTQYFGLHTKPFELLPNSSILFPSKAHKRALTYLDYGIRSKAGFILLTGEVGSGKTTLIRNLLCRQSQDLVVSNVFNTRVSSEDLLRLISDDFSLPSEGKDRFTLLRGLNDFLIEQFAGNRQAVLVIDEAQNLTKQALEEIRLLSNLETDQVKLLQIILVGQPELRTLLSDPSLLQLRQRISVNCHLRPLSQEETSEYVFFRLEKAGNRQAVSLSSEALNQVHGASRGIPRLINILCDYILLDAFAMKTREIDAELVRMVVQEMSFETIYWSSSVTDVLSADHPLGGDLQEPETSREKLQAVPANLIQRIDGLERNLQDVSALRKRLEEVETNLGKLSETLRNGSEQAGGAFQALSQRPTLTTIQRSLQERLEPDEKHPAGRCRLFSAFFRG, encoded by the coding sequence ATGTACACCCAATACTTCGGACTTCACACCAAGCCCTTCGAGCTGCTGCCCAACTCCAGCATTCTGTTCCCCAGCAAGGCCCACAAGCGTGCACTCACATATCTCGACTACGGCATCAGGTCCAAGGCCGGCTTCATCCTGCTTACCGGCGAAGTAGGTTCGGGCAAGACGACGCTTATCCGGAATCTGCTTTGCCGGCAGAGCCAGGACCTTGTCGTTTCGAATGTGTTCAATACCCGTGTCTCTTCGGAGGATCTGCTGCGGCTGATCAGCGATGATTTCTCTCTGCCTAGCGAAGGCAAGGACAGGTTCACGCTCCTGCGCGGGCTCAACGACTTCCTTATCGAGCAATTCGCGGGCAACCGGCAGGCCGTGCTTGTCATCGACGAGGCCCAGAATCTCACGAAACAGGCCCTGGAGGAGATCCGGCTGCTCTCCAATCTCGAGACCGATCAGGTCAAGCTCCTGCAGATCATCCTCGTGGGCCAACCCGAGCTGCGCACCCTTCTCTCCGACCCAAGCCTTCTGCAGCTCAGGCAGCGCATCAGTGTCAACTGCCATCTGCGCCCCCTTAGCCAGGAAGAGACCTCGGAATACGTGTTCTTCCGGCTGGAGAAAGCCGGCAACCGCCAGGCCGTAAGCCTGTCCTCCGAAGCACTGAACCAGGTGCACGGGGCCTCCAGGGGCATCCCCCGGCTCATCAATATCCTCTGCGATTATATTCTGCTCGACGCCTTTGCCATGAAGACACGTGAAATCGATGCTGAACTTGTGCGCATGGTTGTTCAGGAAATGAGCTTTGAGACGATCTACTGGAGCAGTTCCGTCACCGATGTGCTGTCAGCTGACCATCCGCTTGGAGGCGATCTCCAGGAACCTGAGACTTCACGCGAGAAGCTCCAGGCAGTCCCCGCCAACCTGATCCAGCGCATCGACGGCCTGGAACGTAATCTCCAGGACGTTTCCGCGCTCCGAAAGCGGCTGGAAGAAGTCGAGACGAATCTTGGCAAGCTTAGCGAAACCCTGCGAAATGGGAGCGAACAAGCCGGCGGTGCTTTCCAAGCCCTCAGCCAGCGCCCCACCCTCACCACCATCCAGCGCTCTCTTCAAGAGCGCCTTGAGCCCGATGAGAAGCATCCCGCCGGCAGATGCAGGCTCTTCAGCGCCTTTTTCAGGGGTTAG
- a CDS encoding XrtA-associated tyrosine autokinase → MSRLERALENALEQRNLATPGATALLQPPPDRLRDKPVRPPSNSRHVTVKPSGLLLATAMAPNSIAAEEFRKVKERIMTQTDSRLTRNIFMVTSALPGEGKSMASLNLAISLAQEFDHTVLLIDADLRSPSCAKYLGLECHVGLSECLGQGLNVSEALLSTNIGKLKFLPAGTPPLNPVELFSSNRMKVLMDEIKHRYPDRFVIIDTPPVLPYAETRIIAGMADGVFMVLRAGSTTLEQAMECLGSLPVKSVLGLIFNGSTEAKHADYGYSYR, encoded by the coding sequence ATGAGCAGATTAGAACGCGCCTTGGAAAACGCCCTGGAGCAGCGGAACCTGGCCACCCCTGGGGCCACGGCCCTGCTGCAGCCGCCTCCTGATCGGTTGCGCGACAAGCCCGTACGGCCTCCAAGCAACAGCCGTCACGTGACCGTCAAGCCGAGCGGTCTGCTGCTGGCCACGGCAATGGCCCCGAACTCCATCGCGGCCGAGGAATTCCGCAAGGTCAAAGAGCGGATCATGACCCAGACGGACAGCCGCCTGACCAGGAACATATTCATGGTCACCAGCGCGCTGCCGGGTGAAGGCAAATCGATGGCCTCCCTGAATCTGGCCATCAGTCTGGCTCAGGAATTCGACCATACCGTCTTGCTCATCGATGCCGATCTACGTAGCCCGTCATGCGCAAAATACCTGGGCCTTGAGTGCCATGTGGGGCTTTCCGAATGCCTCGGTCAGGGGTTGAACGTCTCCGAGGCGCTCCTGAGCACGAACATAGGCAAGCTCAAGTTCCTCCCCGCGGGCACGCCCCCGCTGAATCCGGTGGAGCTGTTCTCCTCCAACCGCATGAAGGTGCTCATGGACGAGATCAAGCACCGCTATCCGGACCGCTTCGTGATCATCGATACCCCACCCGTGCTGCCCTATGCGGAAACGCGGATCATTGCCGGAATGGCCGATGGCGTGTTCATGGTCCTCAGGGCCGGCTCCACAACCCTGGAGCAAGCCATGGAATGCCTCGGCTCGCTTCCAGTCAAAAGCGTTCTAGGTCTCATCTTCAACGGATCCACCGAAGCCAAGCACGCCGACTACGGCTATTCCTACCGCTAG
- a CDS encoding XrtA system polysaccharide chain length determinant: MTDKSLDIQKYLGLLIRRRYLFTVVALLIMCCAVVVSYALVPMYEAKSIVFIEQNVITDIIKGIAITPSLEAKIKVIKESMLRREMLLDVIRELDMDINVRSDLEREILLKGLRDETIIQMDVRRDLFTISYRNTDPKLARDYVNTLVRKYIEENTSSKREESTLATRFLADQIETFKQRIDAADAAINRFKQENGLILSTNDDFLRLEIEDTQKELAELRERQSQMLATRKIMLSKGNALQGAAPKDSRLATLREEFEILQGKYSPAHPSVQKMRAEIESLEKAQETGKVAEQADIRDSQEYQLLNVQLNAIDKRIARLERGIEESKDLLRQLPIVQAKLKEFQRNKENESIIYQQLVSRYGQSEVSKQMELQDKSVTFRIIEPAIIPQEHVSPKRPMIMAMGIAGGLGLAFGVLMLLDRLDSSIRSQAELKLLKLPIIATLPLVRDPAQVRKTRLRDIGFFSTAGVFLTCILCVLALETVGMEHIAKWSMHLPLRDYMQQIERLLAG, translated from the coding sequence ATGACGGATAAGAGCCTGGACATTCAGAAGTACCTCGGCCTGCTGATCAGGCGTCGCTACCTCTTCACGGTGGTCGCCCTGCTGATCATGTGCTGCGCGGTGGTCGTCAGCTATGCCCTGGTGCCGATGTATGAAGCCAAGAGCATCGTCTTCATCGAGCAGAACGTCATTACCGACATCATCAAGGGAATCGCCATTACGCCGTCCCTGGAAGCAAAGATAAAAGTCATAAAGGAATCGATGCTGCGCAGGGAGATGCTGCTCGACGTCATCCGCGAACTGGACATGGATATCAATGTCCGCAGTGACCTGGAGCGTGAGATTCTCCTCAAGGGACTTCGTGATGAGACAATCATCCAGATGGACGTCAGACGGGATCTGTTCACCATCTCCTACAGAAACACCGACCCCAAGCTGGCCCGGGATTATGTGAACACGCTCGTGCGCAAATACATCGAGGAGAACACCTCGTCCAAACGCGAGGAATCGACACTGGCGACGCGTTTCCTTGCAGACCAGATCGAGACCTTCAAGCAGCGCATCGACGCTGCGGATGCGGCCATCAACCGTTTCAAGCAGGAGAACGGCCTCATTCTGTCAACGAACGATGATTTCCTGCGCCTGGAAATCGAGGATACCCAAAAGGAGCTGGCCGAGCTTCGCGAACGCCAGAGCCAGATGCTGGCAACCAGGAAAATCATGCTCTCCAAGGGGAATGCTCTGCAAGGCGCCGCCCCGAAAGACAGCAGGCTGGCCACCCTCCGCGAGGAGTTCGAGATCCTCCAGGGAAAGTACTCCCCGGCGCATCCGTCCGTGCAGAAGATGCGCGCCGAGATCGAATCCCTGGAGAAGGCCCAGGAGACTGGCAAGGTGGCGGAACAGGCGGACATCCGCGACTCGCAGGAATATCAACTCCTGAACGTGCAACTGAACGCCATCGACAAGCGCATTGCGCGCCTTGAGCGCGGAATCGAGGAAAGCAAGGACCTGCTGCGCCAGCTGCCGATCGTGCAGGCCAAGCTCAAGGAGTTTCAGCGCAACAAGGAAAACGAGAGCATCATCTACCAGCAGCTCGTCTCACGCTACGGCCAGTCGGAGGTCTCCAAGCAGATGGAGCTTCAGGACAAGTCCGTCACCTTCCGGATCATCGAGCCCGCCATCATCCCCCAGGAACACGTAAGCCCAAAGCGGCCCATGATCATGGCCATGGGTATTGCCGGCGGGCTGGGCCTGGCCTTCGGCGTCCTCATGCTGCTCGACCGTCTTGACTCCTCGATCCGTTCGCAGGCCGAGCTGAAGCTTCTCAAGCTGCCGATCATAGCGACCCTGCCGCTCGTGAGGGACCCGGCCCAGGTGCGCAAGACACGCCTGCGCGACATCGGCTTCTTCTCGACAGCCGGGGTCTTCCTCACCTGCATCCTCTGCGTGCTGGCGCTCGAAACAGTCGGGATGGAACACATTGCCAAGTGGTCAATGCACTTGCCGTTACGGGATTACATGCAGCAGATCGAGCGCCTGCTCGCAGGGTAG
- a CDS encoding nucleotide sugar dehydrogenase, translating to MTQVNQKIRDYEVVFRHQATLESLFNRENSIAVLGLGYVGLPLAVYFSKHFNVIGLDISEKRIRELRAGSDRTGEVLPEELRTCKATFTSDPEELGRASIIVVAVPTPIDDHRNPDLKPLISASATVGRHMRAGCTVVYESTVYPSVTEDVCVPILERESGLKLGKDFSVGYSPERVNPGDRLHTVETIVKIVSGSDPSTTELLATLYGAITKAGTYKASSIKVAEAAKVIENTQRDLNIALMNELAIIFNRLGIDTLEVLEAAGTKWNFLPFRPGLVGGHCIGVDPYYLTHKAEETGYHPQVILAGRRINDGMGKYVAEQAVKLMIGADSHVHRARVGILGLSFKENVPDLRNTRVIDIVKELEEYSIEVLVHDPLANPEEALLEYGLKLSPIEDFRKLDAVILAVAHSAFKSLTLEAMASWYLRPGKPVLLDVKGMWNPAEAPKVGYSYWRL from the coding sequence ATGACGCAAGTTAACCAGAAAATACGCGATTATGAGGTGGTCTTTCGGCACCAGGCGACATTGGAGTCGCTGTTCAATCGGGAAAACAGCATTGCCGTGCTCGGGTTGGGATATGTAGGCCTTCCGCTGGCGGTATATTTTTCAAAACATTTCAATGTTATAGGCTTAGATATTTCCGAGAAACGCATTCGCGAGCTACGCGCGGGAAGTGACAGGACTGGAGAAGTCCTGCCCGAGGAGCTCCGCACCTGCAAAGCCACGTTCACCTCCGATCCCGAGGAGCTTGGGCGGGCTTCCATCATCGTCGTGGCAGTGCCGACGCCCATCGATGACCACCGCAATCCGGACCTCAAGCCGCTCATAAGCGCCTCGGCAACCGTCGGCCGGCACATGAGAGCCGGTTGCACGGTCGTTTATGAATCAACGGTATACCCAAGCGTGACCGAGGACGTCTGCGTGCCGATCCTGGAGCGCGAGTCCGGGCTGAAGCTGGGTAAGGACTTCTCCGTGGGCTATTCGCCCGAACGGGTGAATCCGGGCGACAGGCTGCACACCGTCGAGACCATCGTCAAGATCGTCTCCGGCAGCGATCCGTCCACCACCGAGCTTCTGGCGACGCTTTACGGCGCCATTACCAAGGCAGGTACCTACAAGGCCTCCTCCATCAAGGTCGCCGAGGCGGCAAAGGTGATCGAGAATACCCAGCGGGACCTGAACATCGCGCTCATGAACGAGCTGGCCATCATATTCAACCGTCTGGGTATCGACACGCTCGAAGTGCTCGAAGCCGCCGGCACCAAGTGGAACTTCCTGCCTTTCCGCCCGGGCCTGGTGGGAGGGCACTGCATCGGCGTGGACCCCTACTATCTCACCCACAAGGCCGAGGAAACCGGCTACCACCCGCAAGTGATCCTCGCAGGCCGGCGCATAAACGACGGCATGGGCAAGTATGTGGCCGAGCAGGCGGTGAAGCTCATGATCGGCGCCGATTCGCACGTGCACCGCGCACGTGTCGGCATCCTGGGCCTGTCCTTCAAGGAGAACGTCCCGGACCTGCGCAACACCCGTGTCATCGACATCGTCAAGGAGCTTGAGGAATACAGCATCGAAGTCCTTGTTCACGATCCGCTGGCCAACCCGGAAGAGGCCCTGCTCGAGTATGGTCTGAAGCTCTCGCCCATCGAGGACTTTCGGAAGCTGGACGCAGTCATTCTGGCGGTCGCGCACTCCGCATTCAAGAGTCTTACGCTGGAAGCCATGGCGAGCTGGTATCTGCGTCCGGGCAAGCCTGTCCTGCTCGACGTGAAGGGCATGTGGAATCCCGCCGAGGCACCCAAGGTCGGCTATTCCTACTGGAGACTGTGA
- a CDS encoding glycosyltransferase family 2 protein produces the protein MGTLPKVTGLDCGRSMPLLSFIILTWNSEQYLPGCFDSIKQKCNAEGIAYEVIAVDNGSNDASPNLINRYVLEFPETFRLISLQRNRGTTYSRNLGLKSAQGSHVCILDSDTQLRDGSLKAVLYALEAHKQVGLIAPRLLLEDGTIQNSVKKFPTFWQKLLKIPKVVFGLKIPNVDFYEDFPFATARDVDSAISACWFLRRDLLDEIGLLDERIFYAPEDLDYCLRVKSAGRKIIYYPSLTVLHHTQQISHRSPLSRIALSHFRGLIYYFLKHGGWICRPNFG, from the coding sequence ATGGGAACTCTGCCAAAGGTAACCGGGCTTGATTGCGGGCGATCAATGCCCCTTCTCTCGTTCATCATCCTCACCTGGAACTCTGAGCAATATCTTCCCGGGTGTTTTGATTCCATTAAGCAGAAGTGCAATGCCGAAGGCATTGCTTATGAAGTGATTGCCGTCGACAACGGATCCAACGATGCATCGCCAAACCTCATCAACAGGTATGTCCTGGAATTCCCGGAAACCTTTCGGCTCATATCTCTCCAGAGGAATAGGGGCACTACCTATTCACGGAATCTAGGCCTGAAGTCGGCGCAAGGAAGCCATGTCTGCATCCTGGATTCCGATACACAGCTTCGCGATGGCTCTTTGAAAGCCGTCCTTTATGCCCTTGAGGCACACAAGCAAGTCGGACTCATAGCACCCCGTCTCCTGCTGGAGGACGGCACAATCCAGAATTCAGTCAAGAAGTTCCCAACTTTTTGGCAGAAGCTGCTCAAAATACCCAAGGTCGTCTTTGGACTCAAAATTCCCAATGTCGATTTTTATGAGGACTTTCCTTTTGCTACAGCCAGAGATGTAGATTCAGCCATCTCGGCCTGCTGGTTCCTTCGGAGGGATCTGCTGGATGAAATCGGGCTCTTGGATGAGCGCATCTTCTATGCGCCGGAAGACCTTGACTACTGTCTGCGCGTCAAGAGCGCAGGTAGGAAGATTATCTATTACCCAAGCCTGACCGTGCTGCATCATACCCAGCAGATCAGTCACAGGAGTCCCTTGTCGCGAATTGCGCTCAGCCATTTCCGAGGGCTCATCTACTACTTCCTGAAACATGGCGGATGGATTTGCCGTCCAAACTTCGGATGA